Proteins co-encoded in one Desulfitobacterium hafniense DCB-2 genomic window:
- a CDS encoding NUDIX hydrolase translates to MPLPIVDYKFCPQCGKPLLSVDFSGQHRPHCPDCSFVFWGNFSLGVGGVVWHEGKVLLVQRAHNPGKGNWTIPGGYVEQDEQIAVAITREIREETGIHAKPLSVIALRDRPGEKHDAYVVFLLEYLGGTLQGEPEEVSDLGFFTLEECENLPIAQLSLSVIKASRTLLIPTSPGFLPQTGVKMIGGDQAILYQISKEQE, encoded by the coding sequence ATGCCGCTACCAATCGTTGACTATAAATTCTGCCCCCAATGCGGGAAGCCTCTCCTCAGCGTCGATTTCTCCGGCCAGCACCGTCCTCACTGCCCGGATTGTTCCTTTGTCTTCTGGGGGAATTTCTCCTTAGGGGTAGGAGGAGTGGTCTGGCATGAGGGCAAGGTCCTCCTGGTTCAACGGGCCCATAATCCCGGCAAGGGGAACTGGACCATCCCCGGAGGCTATGTGGAACAAGACGAGCAAATCGCCGTTGCCATCACCCGGGAAATCCGGGAAGAGACCGGCATCCACGCCAAGCCCCTTTCCGTCATTGCCTTGCGGGATCGCCCCGGGGAAAAGCACGATGCTTATGTCGTCTTTCTCCTGGAATACTTAGGGGGCACTTTGCAGGGTGAGCCTGAAGAAGTTAGCGATTTGGGCTTCTTCACCCTTGAGGAATGCGAAAACCTCCCCATTGCCCAGCTCAGCCTCAGTGTGATCAAAGCTTCCCGCACCCTGCTTATCCCCACCTCTCCAGGCTTTCTGCCCCAGACAGGGGTAAAAATGATCGGTGGCGATCAGGCTATTTTATATCAGATATCGAAGGAGCAGGAATAA
- a CDS encoding IS1182-like element ISDha8 family transposase, whose amino-acid sequence MFNIRQERLFSLEEILETSPRESYALILGPLDINPLLEAVSKKAIFGAPTQLNYTAMIYSLIIRVIERIPTIKDLRKRLKNSLEFRFDCGFTLADSVPSEASYCRMIKKIDDSSVLANSQDDLVLQAFKEGFIDPECVVAIDATHIEARDRKPEKKQEETPVEKTPKKRGRKPKSEREAWLKEQEELEKNRPIFEKKIEDQLSCTFTELAQHIPLDPQWGIKKNSEGKNVFWYGFKGHLLVDCKGQYVLSSLLSSGNINDGKMAIPLLKALSEKHPYLNPSYILADAGYDYIPIYQQARCIGARALIDYNKRNEQLPEDNDKYFRPICQKGYSYRYDSHDPRYDTLKYTRPKECQECPLKDSDTCQKVFKIKTLSDPRKYTVPARGSDRYFELYKQRTAVERVNAYLKEYFQLNNIRHRGKSAQVDFQFSILAYTLCKLAVDRLNKSMRIAA is encoded by the coding sequence ATGTTTAATATTCGCCAAGAACGTCTATTTTCCTTGGAGGAAATACTAGAAACTTCTCCAAGAGAATCATATGCTCTAATTCTTGGGCCTTTGGACATTAACCCTTTACTTGAGGCGGTTTCAAAAAAGGCAATCTTCGGAGCTCCAACTCAACTAAACTACACCGCTATGATCTACTCTTTGATCATTCGAGTCATTGAAAGAATCCCTACAATTAAGGACTTGCGTAAGCGTTTGAAAAACAGCCTGGAATTTCGTTTCGACTGTGGATTTACGCTTGCTGACTCGGTTCCTAGCGAAGCATCTTATTGCCGAATGATCAAAAAGATAGATGACTCCTCTGTTTTGGCTAACTCTCAGGATGATTTGGTGCTTCAGGCATTTAAAGAAGGGTTTATTGATCCAGAATGTGTTGTGGCAATAGATGCTACTCATATCGAAGCGAGAGATCGCAAGCCTGAAAAAAAGCAAGAAGAAACTCCGGTTGAAAAGACTCCTAAAAAGCGTGGACGGAAGCCCAAATCAGAAAGAGAGGCATGGCTTAAGGAACAAGAGGAGCTAGAAAAGAATCGCCCCATATTTGAGAAGAAGATTGAAGATCAACTTTCCTGCACCTTCACAGAATTAGCACAACACATTCCTCTTGATCCTCAATGGGGGATTAAAAAGAATTCAGAAGGAAAAAACGTGTTCTGGTATGGCTTCAAAGGGCACCTCCTTGTTGATTGTAAGGGTCAGTACGTTTTAAGTTCTTTACTATCTTCAGGGAACATAAATGATGGGAAAATGGCTATTCCTTTGCTTAAAGCGCTGAGTGAAAAACATCCTTACTTGAACCCCTCCTATATCCTCGCAGATGCTGGATATGACTATATCCCCATATACCAGCAAGCGAGATGTATAGGAGCACGGGCACTCATTGATTACAATAAGCGAAACGAGCAACTTCCAGAAGACAATGATAAATATTTTCGTCCAATATGCCAGAAGGGTTATTCGTACCGCTACGATAGCCATGATCCGCGTTATGATACTTTGAAATACACTCGACCCAAGGAATGCCAGGAGTGTCCCCTCAAAGATAGTGATACCTGCCAAAAGGTATTTAAGATTAAGACTTTGTCAGATCCCAGAAAGTACACAGTACCAGCTAGGGGAAGCGACCGTTACTTTGAGCTTTACAAACAACGAACCGCTGTAGAGCGAGTCAATGCGTATCTAAAGGAGTATTTCCAGCTCAACAATATCCGTCATCGCGGAAAAAGTGCCCAAGTAGATTTTCAGTTTTCAATCCTTGCTTATACCCTCTGCAAATTAGCAGTTGACCGACTAAACAAGTCCATGAGAATTGCCGCTTAA
- a CDS encoding transglycosylase domain-containing protein → MNNSPDPQGKWQAYLSKALAKCRTFKFPAFYKKPKFWRNLAILFLFVLLSGLGAGYYWISTLDVSKLESPLAKPTYIYDQAGNKISQLSSSRIEPVTLEQVPQLAQQAIIATEDKRFYEHQGVDFRSILRALIQDLKTRNFSEGGSTISQQLAKNLFLTSDKTLSRKLKEAGYAIKIEATLSKEEILEAYLNHIYFGEGRWGLQEAARYYFGKNAEELNLEESALLAGILKGPTIYSPLQDKELALQRRNIVLAMMADQGYITAKEAAQATAAPIALRTKPLDNLSGKYAPYVDYVIEEAINRYGFTEDQILTLGLQIHTQMDAKVQQAAETVYKDDQFFPQGQSDQKVQSGIAILDQHTGAIRGLVGYRGESAFRQFNHASQLKRQPGSIIKPLMVYGPALEKGYRPDALLYDGPLDLDGYAPKDWDGQTRGWVTMEEAIQQSWNIPAVWLFDQIGIDTGKAFVQKAGIPLTEKDAHLSLALGGFAEGVSPLEIAQAYTAFANQGLMHTAHAITKITTADGHVLAQMQPESVQVTEPDHAYTMTLLLQNVVQQGTAPKAALGSRPVAGKTGSVELPPTQEFAGISKGQKDVWFVGYTPELTAAIWMGYDQTDRDHYLTTSGGSGPAVVFHEVLSSALKDTPIKPFEVPAGYVKDWNIWPEGWDDQDEYDQNKDDDKDKKDKKGKKNKKDPKDKNEFWDLFQDLWS, encoded by the coding sequence ATGAATAATTCCCCGGACCCTCAAGGGAAATGGCAAGCTTATCTTAGCAAGGCCTTAGCAAAATGCCGCACCTTTAAGTTCCCTGCTTTCTATAAAAAACCTAAATTCTGGCGCAACCTGGCCATCCTTTTTTTGTTCGTACTGCTGTCCGGCCTGGGCGCCGGTTACTATTGGATCTCCACCCTGGATGTAAGCAAGCTGGAAAGCCCCCTGGCCAAGCCCACCTATATCTACGACCAGGCAGGCAACAAGATCTCGCAGCTCTCTTCCTCCCGTATTGAGCCCGTAACTCTGGAACAAGTCCCTCAGCTTGCACAGCAGGCCATTATCGCTACCGAAGATAAACGCTTCTATGAACACCAAGGTGTGGATTTCCGCTCCATCCTGCGCGCCCTCATCCAGGACCTGAAAACCCGGAATTTCTCCGAGGGGGGCAGCACTATCAGCCAACAGCTGGCGAAAAATCTTTTTCTCACCTCAGACAAGACCCTCAGCCGCAAGTTGAAGGAAGCCGGCTATGCCATTAAAATTGAAGCCACCCTCTCCAAGGAAGAGATTCTGGAAGCCTACCTCAACCATATCTATTTTGGGGAAGGCCGCTGGGGACTTCAGGAAGCCGCCCGTTACTATTTTGGCAAAAATGCCGAAGAGCTGAACCTGGAGGAATCCGCCCTTCTTGCCGGCATCCTCAAAGGCCCCACCATCTACTCCCCTCTCCAAGATAAGGAACTGGCTCTCCAGCGCCGGAACATCGTCCTCGCCATGATGGCCGACCAGGGCTATATTACCGCCAAGGAAGCCGCTCAGGCTACTGCAGCGCCCATCGCCCTGCGCACCAAGCCTTTAGATAATTTATCCGGCAAATACGCCCCCTACGTGGATTATGTCATCGAAGAAGCTATCAACCGCTATGGCTTTACAGAAGATCAGATTCTCACCCTTGGTCTGCAAATTCATACCCAAATGGATGCCAAGGTTCAACAAGCCGCCGAAACCGTCTATAAAGATGACCAATTCTTCCCCCAAGGCCAGAGCGATCAAAAGGTCCAAAGCGGCATCGCCATTCTTGACCAGCATACCGGGGCTATCCGAGGTCTGGTGGGGTATCGGGGGGAAAGCGCTTTCCGCCAGTTTAACCATGCCTCCCAGCTCAAGCGCCAACCCGGTTCCATCATCAAACCCCTGATGGTCTATGGCCCCGCTTTAGAAAAAGGCTATCGCCCTGATGCCCTCCTCTATGACGGTCCTCTGGATCTGGACGGTTATGCGCCAAAGGATTGGGACGGCCAAACCCGGGGCTGGGTGACCATGGAAGAGGCCATTCAGCAATCCTGGAACATCCCCGCTGTCTGGTTATTTGATCAAATCGGCATCGACACCGGAAAAGCCTTTGTGCAAAAAGCCGGCATCCCTTTAACTGAAAAGGATGCCCATTTAAGTCTGGCTCTGGGTGGATTTGCAGAAGGAGTCTCTCCCCTGGAGATCGCCCAGGCCTATACCGCCTTTGCCAATCAAGGGCTCATGCACACAGCTCACGCCATCACCAAAATTACCACCGCCGACGGACATGTCTTAGCCCAAATGCAGCCGGAAAGCGTCCAGGTCACAGAGCCTGATCACGCCTATACCATGACCCTTCTTCTCCAAAACGTCGTCCAGCAGGGAACCGCCCCTAAAGCCGCTCTGGGCAGTCGTCCCGTAGCCGGAAAAACCGGTTCTGTGGAGTTGCCGCCTACCCAAGAGTTTGCAGGTATCAGCAAGGGGCAAAAAGATGTCTGGTTTGTCGGTTACACGCCTGAGCTGACCGCTGCCATCTGGATGGGCTATGATCAAACGGATCGGGATCATTACCTCACCACCTCCGGCGGCTCGGGGCCTGCCGTCGTCTTCCATGAAGTCCTCTCTTCAGCCCTCAAGGACACCCCTATCAAACCTTTTGAGGTTCCCGCCGGGTATGTGAAGGATTGGAATATCTGGCCCGAAGGCTGGGATGATCAGGATGAATACGACCAAAACAAGGATGACGATAAAGATAAAAAGGACAAAAAGGGTAAGAAGAACAAGAAAGACCCCAAAGATAAAAACGAGTTCTGGGACCTTTTTCAGGATCTATGGAGCTAG
- a CDS encoding nitroreductase family protein: MSFLELAQKRRSLRSYLPDPVEQEKLEYVLECARLAPSWKNLQCWRFIVVEDADLRQELTTAYAETNPGRKALLQAPLIVVLCGVPAESEVWEGKDYMMLDAGLAMEHLILAAAEQGLGTCWQGLFAEDKVREILKVPENVRVLAMTPLGYPAEERKPRPRKEMSQIVFKGTWGSGNA; this comes from the coding sequence ATGAGTTTTCTTGAACTGGCTCAAAAAAGAAGAAGTCTGCGGAGTTATCTGCCTGACCCTGTGGAGCAGGAAAAGCTGGAGTATGTTCTGGAGTGCGCCCGTTTGGCTCCCTCCTGGAAAAACCTGCAGTGCTGGCGTTTTATCGTGGTAGAAGATGCCGATTTGCGGCAGGAGCTGACCACAGCCTATGCGGAGACCAATCCCGGACGCAAAGCTTTGCTGCAGGCCCCTCTGATCGTGGTGCTCTGCGGGGTGCCGGCGGAGTCCGAGGTCTGGGAAGGCAAGGACTATATGATGCTGGATGCGGGATTGGCTATGGAGCATTTGATCCTGGCGGCGGCCGAGCAGGGTCTGGGAACCTGCTGGCAAGGGCTTTTCGCTGAAGATAAGGTGCGGGAGATCCTGAAGGTTCCTGAGAATGTCCGCGTCCTGGCCATGACTCCTTTGGGTTACCCGGCGGAGGAAAGAAAGCCAAGACCCCGCAAAGAGATGTCACAGATCGTCTTTAAAGGGACTTGGGGCTCAGGTAATGCTTAA
- the panB gene encoding 3-methyl-2-oxobutanoate hydroxymethyltransferase, with amino-acid sequence MKTTKDFWVMKNEGKKIVMITAYDYPSAKQAEQAGADIILVGDSLGNVVLGYDSTVYVTMEDMIHHGKAAKRGAPNTFIVADMPFMSCHLSIRDTLLNGARLIQETGAQAVKVEGADEMIPHIKALVRAGIPVVSHLGLTPQTAAVLGGFKVQGKDGEAARKMLEDVKECQEAGAFALVLECIPKQLAQEISTTLTIPTIGIGAGVHTDGQVLVYHDILTYGVNRAPKFVKAYANADQLMLKGLQDYADEVRSMNFPDDEHSFTMKEEELKTLYGGRG; translated from the coding sequence TTGAAAACAACAAAAGACTTCTGGGTGATGAAAAATGAGGGAAAAAAGATTGTCATGATTACCGCCTACGATTACCCCTCAGCCAAGCAGGCCGAACAAGCGGGTGCGGACATAATTCTAGTGGGGGATTCTCTGGGCAATGTGGTGCTGGGCTACGACTCTACGGTTTATGTCACCATGGAAGACATGATCCATCATGGGAAAGCAGCTAAGCGCGGGGCTCCCAATACGTTTATCGTGGCGGACATGCCTTTTATGAGCTGCCATCTGTCCATCAGGGATACTTTGCTCAATGGAGCAAGGCTTATTCAGGAGACGGGGGCCCAGGCTGTAAAGGTGGAAGGTGCGGATGAAATGATCCCTCATATCAAAGCTCTTGTCCGCGCGGGGATACCTGTAGTCTCTCATCTTGGTCTGACACCTCAGACTGCTGCAGTTCTCGGTGGTTTTAAAGTTCAGGGTAAAGATGGGGAAGCCGCCCGCAAAATGCTGGAGGATGTGAAGGAATGCCAGGAGGCAGGGGCCTTTGCCCTGGTCCTGGAGTGTATTCCTAAGCAGCTGGCCCAGGAAATTTCTACGACCTTGACAATTCCCACCATTGGCATCGGCGCAGGTGTTCATACCGATGGACAAGTGCTCGTCTACCATGACATACTCACCTATGGGGTGAACCGGGCTCCCAAGTTTGTCAAAGCTTATGCCAATGCTGATCAACTCATGCTCAAAGGATTGCAGGACTATGCGGATGAGGTAAGAAGTATGAATTTCCCCGATGATGAGCACAGCTTTACCATGAAGGAAGAGGAATTAAAAACCTTGTATGGAGGCAGGGGCTAA
- a CDS encoding M48 family metallopeptidase encodes MPSSLKLGKTIIPYEERKSSRIKRISIRITPEKVRVSAPARTAKGEIQAFIEKNQEWILENWTKLQETMVKPPRVYETGEKVSYLGKELNLEIIDTPHKMISAFYRKDQETLEIKMPQELQGEQRQEAVREILDKWYKQKARAVFLQKLNLWSRQMGVTYNQFRLKEQKTRWGSCSSLGNINLNWRAVMAPEPVLDYLVIHELSHLIYLNHSAEFWEHVARYCPEHAAHRRWLREKGHSLVI; translated from the coding sequence ATGCCCTCATCTTTGAAGCTGGGAAAGACGATTATTCCTTATGAAGAAAGAAAAAGCTCCCGGATCAAGCGAATTTCCATCCGCATTACGCCCGAAAAGGTCAGAGTATCTGCTCCTGCGCGTACTGCCAAGGGTGAGATTCAGGCCTTCATTGAGAAGAATCAGGAGTGGATCTTAGAGAATTGGACCAAGCTTCAGGAAACGATGGTTAAGCCCCCAAGGGTGTATGAAACGGGTGAAAAGGTTTCCTATCTGGGAAAAGAGCTGAACCTGGAGATCATCGATACCCCTCATAAAATGATCAGTGCCTTTTACAGAAAGGACCAGGAAACCTTAGAGATCAAGATGCCTCAGGAGCTTCAGGGAGAACAGCGGCAGGAAGCGGTTCGGGAGATTCTTGACAAGTGGTATAAGCAAAAAGCCCGTGCGGTGTTTCTCCAGAAGCTTAATCTTTGGAGCCGCCAAATGGGAGTAACCTATAACCAGTTCCGCTTAAAAGAGCAGAAAACCCGCTGGGGAAGCTGCTCCAGCCTGGGCAATATCAATCTGAACTGGCGGGCCGTTATGGCCCCGGAGCCGGTGCTGGATTATCTGGTGATCCATGAGCTTTCCCATCTTATCTATCTGAATCATTCGGCGGAGTTTTGGGAGCATGTGGCCCGTTACTGTCCGGAGCATGCCGCTCACCGCCGCTGGCTGCGGGAAAAGGGTCATAGTCTGGTTATTTAG
- a CDS encoding YdcF family protein yields MVKRSWGSWLSILAGIIGILDTIVVTGLKGGVNLGTILPAGVGSLFLLWGLWGDKFRNTLFSQRFPGLRKLIRWGIVLLLGSFFIIEGLILWNTEDRRPEQGKVLIILGAGLNGEQLSWTLRERVDKGVGILAENPQMKVVVSGGQGPGEWIPEAEAMAQYLIGQGIAPERILKEDRSTSTMENFRFSRVLLDQLEGFDPAEPVLVITSDFHMFRSKILAERNGLNPVGVPCSTPWYIRPNAYLREYFAVVKSILIDR; encoded by the coding sequence ATGGTGAAGAGAAGCTGGGGTTCCTGGCTTAGCATCCTGGCAGGGATCATCGGGATCCTTGATACAATCGTAGTAACCGGTCTTAAGGGTGGAGTCAATTTAGGGACTATCCTCCCCGCGGGAGTAGGGAGCTTATTCTTGTTATGGGGATTATGGGGGGATAAGTTTAGAAATACGCTTTTTAGCCAGCGGTTTCCAGGGTTGCGTAAACTAATTCGCTGGGGAATCGTTCTGTTGCTGGGCTCCTTTTTCATTATTGAGGGATTAATATTATGGAACACAGAGGATAGAAGACCTGAACAGGGGAAGGTTTTGATCATCCTGGGCGCAGGTCTGAATGGGGAGCAGCTTTCCTGGACTCTGCGGGAGCGGGTGGATAAGGGGGTAGGAATCTTAGCAGAAAACCCGCAGATGAAGGTGGTGGTTTCCGGCGGCCAAGGACCAGGGGAATGGATTCCCGAGGCGGAGGCCATGGCTCAGTATTTGATCGGGCAGGGAATTGCCCCGGAGCGAATCCTCAAAGAAGATCGCTCCACCAGTACTATGGAAAACTTCCGGTTTTCCCGCGTTTTGCTTGATCAATTGGAGGGCTTTGATCCGGCTGAACCGGTGCTGGTGATCACCAGCGATTTTCATATGTTTCGTTCCAAGATTTTAGCCGAACGCAATGGGCTGAATCCTGTGGGGGTACCTTGCTCCACCCCTTGGTATATCAGACCCAATGCTTATCTTCGCGAGTATTTTGCTGTGGTAAAGTCCATTCTTATTGACAGGTAA
- a CDS encoding alpha/beta hydrolase has product MEQGCQLIQTREGTRIYYRQRLPAHPKAVVMICHGYAEHSSFYVQFMEFLAEHDYGAYALDHRGHGHSEAERGHLDRFEVFLEDLDVFVDHVRELHPTQPLFMFGHSMGGLISFNYGILHPGKLQGQIFSGAALARPVGTEYIPTFLFKLLNVVLKRLRIRPKLSGKTTRNMAVRKISDGDSLVLRYATLGFFYQFACRGVAFAQEKAGRYQLPCLILHGTGDRLVPYQASQRIFAEIFSRDKTLKLYEGLYHELIHEPEREEVLADIVDWLERRVKFC; this is encoded by the coding sequence TTGGAGCAAGGCTGTCAGCTTATTCAAACCAGAGAAGGAACCAGGATCTATTATCGGCAAAGACTCCCCGCCCATCCTAAGGCTGTGGTGATGATCTGCCATGGCTATGCGGAGCATTCCAGCTTTTATGTTCAGTTTATGGAGTTTTTGGCTGAGCATGACTATGGGGCTTATGCTTTGGATCATCGGGGCCATGGGCATTCCGAGGCTGAGCGGGGTCATCTGGACCGCTTTGAGGTGTTCCTGGAGGATCTGGATGTTTTCGTGGATCATGTTCGGGAGCTTCACCCAACACAGCCTCTCTTCATGTTTGGCCACAGTATGGGAGGATTAATCAGCTTTAATTATGGGATTCTCCACCCGGGAAAATTGCAGGGGCAGATTTTCAGCGGAGCTGCCTTGGCCAGGCCTGTGGGAACGGAATATATTCCGACTTTTCTCTTTAAACTCTTGAATGTAGTATTGAAGCGGCTCAGAATTCGCCCTAAATTGAGCGGCAAGACAACCCGGAACATGGCTGTGCGCAAAATTTCCGATGGGGATTCTTTGGTTCTAAGGTATGCAACTCTGGGTTTTTTCTATCAGTTTGCCTGTCGGGGAGTGGCCTTTGCTCAGGAAAAAGCCGGCCGCTATCAATTGCCCTGCCTCATACTCCATGGAACCGGTGATCGACTCGTTCCTTATCAGGCCTCCCAAAGGATATTCGCTGAGATTTTCTCTCGGGATAAGACCCTCAAGCTTTATGAAGGGCTTTATCATGAATTGATTCATGAGCCGGAGCGGGAAGAGGTTTTGGCGGATATTGTGGACTGGTTGGAGCGACGGGTGAAATTTTGCTAA
- a CDS encoding WapI family immunity protein, which yields MLRGSHGDEFSLRIVGYEFPDKDNDLGFDSNWLIVEVYCKHGEKTWVKRDPSLLTWEAGILIKWARDILYKQPESEVLEFIEPNLLFQALRGENGKIETLRVTLGHETCPDWVHTLRKPAYFSMDFAINLEDIEAFCQSLEADLLIYPRRLQGIKELASSPRDRLRIVKKDNDRT from the coding sequence ATGCTCAGAGGGAGTCATGGAGATGAATTCTCATTAAGGATTGTAGGATATGAGTTTCCTGATAAAGACAATGATCTGGGGTTTGACTCCAATTGGCTGATTGTGGAGGTCTATTGCAAACATGGGGAAAAGACTTGGGTCAAAAGAGACCCCAGTCTATTAACCTGGGAAGCGGGAATTTTGATTAAATGGGCACGGGATATACTTTATAAACAGCCGGAGTCAGAGGTGCTGGAGTTTATTGAGCCTAACCTCCTGTTTCAAGCTCTTCGGGGAGAGAATGGAAAAATCGAGACGCTGCGGGTTACATTAGGTCATGAAACCTGTCCCGATTGGGTTCATACCCTGCGTAAACCTGCCTATTTTTCCATGGACTTCGCCATTAATCTTGAGGATATCGAGGCCTTTTGCCAATCCCTCGAAGCCGATTTGCTGATCTATCCGCGGCGGCTCCAGGGCATCAAGGAGCTGGCATCCTCGCCGCGGGATAGGTTAAGAATCGTTAAGAAAGATAACGACAGGACATAA
- the dinB gene encoding DNA polymerase IV: MEKAMMPEHKAKDCDIVLFDANSYYASCHQAVNPELQGKPLLVAGDPRNRTGIILTASYEARFYGVKTAMPLFQALKLCPEAVVLSPDFRLYLDLSRKMWEIVERYTDEDHIEVVSVDECFADFRGSHLLFGSTEEIARRVQKEILEELGLGVSVGVSYCKIFAKLASDYQRDPKTRVKLPRSFTVIAPGELESKVWPLGVGELSGIGRQTEKQLADLGIRTIGDLAQASPQALRKGFGVYGAKLYAWANGRDERPVTPEDQAKDHSIGRSITLPQDITDPEQGTEVLLFLADSVGRKVRREETKAQTLTVQVKDAEFKTRTYSTTLFEPTDSTDVIYRESLKLLAKWPQGKPIRLLGLTASRLQKGIEQLSLFQEESEEQTELDRTVDELRDKYGSGILMRGTQYLSLSRKLAGRSTKDKRE, encoded by the coding sequence ATGGAAAAGGCCATGATGCCGGAACATAAAGCGAAGGACTGTGATATTGTTCTCTTCGATGCCAACAGCTATTATGCCAGCTGTCATCAGGCAGTAAATCCTGAACTCCAGGGTAAGCCCCTGCTGGTGGCTGGAGATCCCAGGAACCGGACAGGGATTATCCTTACGGCCAGCTATGAGGCGCGGTTTTATGGGGTTAAGACGGCCATGCCTTTGTTTCAGGCTTTAAAGCTGTGCCCGGAGGCGGTGGTGCTGTCCCCGGATTTTCGGCTGTACCTGGACCTCAGCAGGAAAATGTGGGAGATCGTTGAGCGGTATACTGACGAAGATCATATTGAAGTGGTCTCTGTGGATGAGTGCTTTGCGGATTTTCGAGGTTCCCATCTTCTTTTTGGCAGTACGGAAGAGATAGCCCGCCGGGTGCAAAAGGAGATTCTGGAAGAGTTAGGCCTGGGGGTATCGGTGGGGGTCAGCTACTGCAAGATTTTTGCTAAGCTGGCCAGCGACTACCAGCGGGACCCGAAGACCAGAGTCAAGCTTCCCCGCAGTTTCACCGTGATCGCTCCAGGTGAGCTGGAAAGCAAAGTATGGCCCTTAGGGGTCGGTGAGTTGTCCGGCATCGGCCGGCAGACGGAAAAACAGCTGGCGGACCTTGGGATTCGAACCATCGGGGATTTGGCGCAGGCTTCTCCTCAGGCACTTCGCAAGGGATTTGGTGTCTACGGGGCCAAACTCTATGCATGGGCCAATGGGCGTGATGAACGGCCTGTAACCCCGGAAGATCAGGCGAAGGATCATTCCATCGGGCGGTCCATCACCTTGCCTCAGGATATAACAGACCCGGAGCAAGGAACGGAGGTCCTGTTGTTTCTGGCTGACAGCGTGGGCAGAAAGGTCCGCCGGGAGGAGACCAAGGCTCAGACTCTTACGGTACAGGTCAAGGATGCAGAGTTTAAAACCAGGACCTATTCCACGACCCTTTTTGAGCCTACGGATAGTACCGATGTGATCTATCGGGAGAGTCTTAAACTCCTGGCCAAATGGCCCCAAGGAAAACCCATCCGCCTGCTGGGTCTGACCGCCAGCCGTCTGCAAAAGGGTATAGAACAGCTCAGTCTGTTCCAGGAAGAGAGCGAGGAACAAACTGAGCTGGATCGAACGGTGGATGAACTTCGGGATAAATATGGCTCCGGGATCCTGATGCGCGGAACCCAGTACCTTTCCTTAAGCCGCAAGCTGGCGGGACGAAGCACGAAGGACAAACGGGAGTAA